In Nicotiana tabacum cultivar K326 chromosome 19, ASM71507v2, whole genome shotgun sequence, one DNA window encodes the following:
- the LOC107822438 gene encoding putative receptor-like protein kinase At2g21480, translating to MKKMPRGSPHFISFLSSSIMANILVAFICLIIFSPSSIMPVSAQSDTASAKSFPAFTPSDNYLVDCGSTSPTTLSGNRAFQPDQNTAKYLAYSGRDIQASAPDNNNNVPSPIYLNAKIFNSEATYTFHVTNPGLHWIRLHFFPLQNNEFNLQTAKFSVSTDKLVLLRDFQMEKNEAIMKEFLVNVTTERYAIKFQPSEGSIAFINAIEFVTVPSQVLDYSVPLLFPVSQKFDLSNSNFETTYRLNMGGSFLDATNDTLGRNWLPDSPFRNNATGQVVSVQSSAIQYPTPGGSPLIAPPTVYSTAVKMADSETTIPNFNISWTMDIDTAYSYLIRLHFCDIISKALNELYFNVYINDKMAISGLDLSSLTNNHLSTAFYKDFVVDSSSSSNPLSVKVSPVNDVQGFRNAILNGLEVFRMNNSLGSFDGEYGVNGKKSSGPSKTVAYVGFAMMFGAFVGLGAIVFKWQKRPQDWQKRNSFSSWLLPLHAGDTSFMASKASLSRKSQFFSSTMGLGRYFSFAELSDATNNWDSNAIIGVGGFGNVYYGEIDDGTKVAVKRGNPQSEQGINEFQTEIQMLSKLRHRHLVSLIGYCDENTEMILVYEFMQNGPFRDHLYGKNLPPLSWKQRLEICIGSARGLHYLHTGASTAIIHRDVKTTNILLDENLVAKMADFGLSKDCLSTESHVSTAVKGSFGYLDPEYFRKQQLTDKSDVYSFGVVLLEALCARPAINPALPREQVNLAEWALQWKRKGLLDKIVDPNLVGQINPESMKKFAEAAEKCLAECGADRPSMGDVLWNLEYALQLQEASLQGKTEEENKTSASPASPAIVAPTPAPASAPSTPDNRPISSPEQTRNSAELQTVDDHSGTAMFAQFAELNGR from the coding sequence ATGAAAAAAATGCCTAGAGGATCACCACATTTTATCTCATTCTTATCGTCGTCAATCATGGCCAATATCCTCGTGGCGTTTATTTGCCTCATTATTTTTAGCCCCTCGAGTATAATGCCCGTTTCAGCACAATCAGATACTGCATCTGCAAAATCTTTTCCAGCATTTACCCCATCAGATAATTACCTTGTTGATTGTGGATCCACTTCCCCTACTACTCTTTCAGGAAATCGCGCGTTTCAACCAGATCAAAATACAGCTAAATATTTAGCCTATAGCGGACGTGACATTCAGGCTTCTGCACCAGACAACAATAATAATGTACCTTCACCTATATACCTCAACGCGAAGATTTTCAATAGTGAAGCTACGTACACATTTCACGTGACAAATCCAGGATTGCATTGGATCCGTCTTCACTTTTTCCCTTTACAAAATAACGAATTTAATCTCCAAACTGCTAAATTCTCTGTTTCAACAGATAAATTAGTCCTTCTACGCGACTTCCAAATGGAAAAAAACGAAGCAATTATGAAAGAGTTTCTTGTAAATGTCACTACAGAACGTTACGCTATTAAATTTCAGCCTTCTGAAGGGTCCATTGCATTTATCAATGCAATTGAGTTTGTTACTGTTCCAAGCCAAGTACTTGACTACTCTGTCCCTCTACTTTTCCCCGTTTCGCAAAAATTTGATCTCTCCAATAGTAATTTCGAAACAACCTATAGGCTTAATATGGGAGGTTCATTTCTTGATGCTACAAATGATACTTTAGGGAGAAATTGGTTACCTGATTCACCGTTCCGTAATAATGCCACAGGACAGGTTGTTTCTGTTCAATCATCTGCTATTCAATATCCTACACCGGGAGGTTCGCCTTTGATTGCTCCTCCTACAGTTTACAGTACTGCAGTAAAAATGGCAGATTCAGAAACTACTATTCCCAATTTCAACATATCATGGACGATGGATATTGATACCGCGTATTCATACCTCATTCGCCTTCATTTCTGCGATATCATTAGCAAAGCGCTCAATGAGCTGTATTTCAATGTGTACATTAATGATAAGATGGCAATTTCCGGGCTAGACTTGTCATCTTTGACTAATAATCATTTGTCTACAGCTTTTTACAAAGATTTTGTGGTAGATTCCTCTTCATCATCCAATCCGCTCAGTGTAAAGGTTTCTCCAGTAAATGATGTCCAAGGATTCAGGAACGCGATCTTGAATGGTCTTGAGGTTTTTAGGATGAATAATTCTTTGGGTAGTTTTGATGGAGAATATGGTGTTAATGGTAAGAAGAGTAGTGGGCCAAGCAAAACAGTGGCTTATGTTGGTTTTGCAATGATGTTTGGAGCCTTTGTAGGATTAGGTGCTATTGTTTTCAAGTGGCAAAAAAGGCCTCAAGATTGGCAAAAGAGGAATAGTTTCTCCTCTTGGTTGCTTCCGCTCCACGCTGGAGATACAAGTTTTATGGCAAGCAAGGCTTCATTGTCGCGCAAGAGCCAATTTTTCTCTTCAACAATGGGATTAGGCCGGTATTTCTCTTTTGCTGAATTGTCAGACGCCACCAATAATTGGGATTCGAATGCTATAATTGGCGTTGGTGGCTTTGGAAATGTGTATTATGGAGAAATTGACGATGGTACCAAAGTTGCTGTTAAGAGAGGCAATCCACAATCCGAACAAGGCATCAATGAGTTTCAGACCGAGATTCAGATGTTGTCCAAGCTCAGACATCGCCATCTGGTGTCGTTAATTGGTTATTGTGATGAAAACACGGAGATGATATTGGTTTATGAGTTCATGCAAAATGGTCCATTCAGAGATCATTTATATGGAAAGAACTTACCACCTTTGTCCTGGAAGCAAAGGCTAGAAATTTGCATTGGCTCCGCTCGTGGGCTTCATTACCTCCACACGGGTGCATCTACAGCGATAATTCACAGAGATGTCAAAACCACCAACATTCTTCTCGATGAGAACTTAGTCGCAAAGATGGCTGATTTTGGGCTATCAAAGGATTGCCTTTCCACGGAAAGTCATGTAAGCACAGCTGTGAAGGGAAGTTTCGGGTACCTTGATCCTGAGTACTTCCGCAAGCAGCAACTAACAGACAAGTCAGATGTGTACTCATTCGGGGTAGTACTTCTAGAAGCCTTATGCGCTCGTCCTGCAATTAATCCAGCACTTCCAAGAGAGCAAGTGAACTTGGCAGAATGGGCATTGCAATGGAAGAGAAAAGGATTGTTGGACAAGATAGTTGATCCCAATCTTGTGGGACAAATTAATCCAGAGTCAATGAAGAAATTTGCTGAAGCAGCAGAGAAGTGTTTGGCAGAATGTGGTGCTGATAGGCCAAGTATGGGTGATGTGCTGTGGAACTTGGAATATGCTTTGCAGCTGCAAGAAGCCTCATTACAAGGAAAAACtgaggaagaaaataaaacatctgcTTCTCCGGCCTCTCCTGCTATAGTTGCCCCTACTCCTGCCCCGGCCTCTGCACCTTCCACTCCTGATAACCGACCAATTTCTTCACCCGAGCAGACAAGAAATTCTGCTGAACTTCAAACAGTTGACGATCATTCAGGAACTGCAATGTTTGCTCAATTTGCTGAACTTAACGGGCGATGA